A segment of the Synechococcus sp. CBW1002 genome:
CGGCTGATCGAGCAGGGCAACCACCGCGATCTTCGGGAAGCCGGTGGCCTCTACGCCCAGCTGGCCGACCTCCAGGAGAAAGGGCTGGCCAGGCTCTGAGCTTCGGCCTTCAGTGGCGCCCCACAGGCTCGGGGCTTGGGGCGATCGGATCGCTGGCCAGCTCAGGGGTTGCGAAGCCGATTCCTTCCTCCTCCAACCAGCTGCGGATCAGAGCCGCCAGCTCAACCGGCCGCTGCCGCATCGGCAGATGGCCCGCCCCCGTCATCTCCTCAAACCGGTGATGGCGGGTGTATCCAGCTAAATGGCGCACATAGCGCGGTGCCATCACGCCGTCGTTGCTGCCGCTGATCCAGAGGCTGGGAACCACCAGCTCGGCGGTCAGCGCCGGCAGTTGCCGCACCGCCGCACGGCTGGTGCTGCAGGCCAGCAGGCCACGGGCCGCCCGCGCATCCGCCAGCAGTGGCGCCGCAATCGAGGCGGTGCCGGGCAGCCGCCCCAGCCAACGGGGGCGGAGGGTCACAAACGCGCAGCCGGCGCGGCGCACGAGGGCAAAGGGGCGCGGCTGATAGACCCCACCCCCTGCGGCAATCTGCACCAGACCAGCCAGCCTGGCCCCGAGCCACGGGGCG
Coding sequences within it:
- a CDS encoding alpha/beta fold hydrolase; protein product: MAVHGWLLSGRLWQPLVEELGRSWELWCPDLPGFGHAVRPRGLQPSLASYGRWLADAATERAAGRQVVLIGHSLGGSVALHAAPWLGARLAGLVQIAAGGGVYQPRPFALVRRAGCAFVTLRPRWLGRLPGTASIAAPLLADARAARGLLACSTSRAAVRQLPALTAELVVPSLWISGSNDGVMAPRYVRHLAGYTRHHRFEEMTGAGHLPMRQRPVELAALIRSWLEEEGIGFATPELASDPIAPSPEPVGRH